A window from Catalinimonas alkaloidigena encodes these proteins:
- a CDS encoding thioredoxin family protein, which yields MKTESHGLVELTDQNFQDIKNQNGVLLVELGAEWCGPCKMMAPIMQELARDYQGLATIAELDVDMNPETTVAFGVRGVPTLLVFKDGELVQRFSGATNKRILSQTLNGLVNVTDTAF from the coding sequence ATGAAAACCGAATCGCACGGGTTGGTGGAACTGACCGACCAAAACTTCCAGGACATAAAAAATCAGAACGGCGTGTTGCTGGTCGAGCTGGGTGCCGAGTGGTGCGGCCCCTGTAAAATGATGGCTCCGATCATGCAGGAACTCGCCCGCGACTACCAGGGCCTCGCCACCATCGCCGAACTCGACGTCGACATGAATCCGGAAACCACGGTGGCCTTCGGCGTGCGCGGTGTGCCGACGCTCCTCGTCTTCAAAGACGGCGAACTGGTGCAGCGCTTCAGCGGCGCGACCAACAAGCGCATCCTGAGCCAGACCCTCAATGGCCTCGTGAACGTCACCGACACCGCATTCTAA
- a CDS encoding RNA polymerase sigma factor gives MMERPHPPCQTQLLADLRAGEAAAYEALYAQAYPAIARLVRQNRGQDDDAQDLFQEAMLVLHQKMARPNFQLAASLHTFLYAIARNLWLKKLRDETWITTDDAERLAALHDQQAWQTPEPAEPERETAVHTWLTHITDHCQQVLQSLYFQEQPMEELMHTMGWKNKHTASNQKYKCIQQIRKVAER, from the coding sequence ATGATGGAAAGACCGCATCCTCCTTGTCAGACGCAATTGCTGGCCGACCTCCGTGCCGGAGAGGCTGCCGCGTACGAAGCGCTGTACGCGCAGGCGTATCCGGCCATTGCCCGGTTGGTCCGGCAAAATCGCGGGCAGGACGACGACGCGCAGGACCTGTTTCAGGAAGCCATGCTGGTGCTGCATCAGAAAATGGCCCGCCCCAATTTTCAACTTGCTGCTTCGCTCCACACGTTTCTCTACGCCATTGCCCGCAACCTGTGGCTTAAGAAGTTGCGCGACGAAACGTGGATTACGACCGACGACGCCGAACGGCTGGCGGCGCTCCACGACCAGCAGGCGTGGCAGACCCCCGAACCGGCCGAGCCAGAACGCGAAACGGCCGTTCACACCTGGCTCACGCACATCACCGACCATTGCCAGCAGGTGTTGCAGTCGCTCTATTTTCAGGAGCAGCCGATGGAGGAGTTGATGCACACGATGGGCTGGAAAAACAAGCACACGGCCAGCAATCAGAAGTACAAGTGCATCCAGCAGATCCGGAAGGTGGCAGAGCGATAA
- a CDS encoding GlcG/HbpS family heme-binding protein encodes MNISLQDAQAAVQAAVEKSQSLNLKMNIAVVDSGANLVAFARMDGAWLGSIDIAIKKAKTARFFDMPTGDIGQLSQPGGSLYHIEHSNGGLISFPGGIPIKNGEGTIVGAIGVSGSTVEDDHTVAQAGVEALG; translated from the coding sequence ATGAACATTTCTTTGCAAGACGCGCAGGCGGCCGTTCAGGCCGCGGTGGAAAAATCGCAATCGCTGAATCTGAAAATGAACATTGCCGTCGTCGACAGCGGCGCAAACCTGGTGGCGTTTGCCCGGATGGATGGCGCCTGGCTCGGCTCGATCGACATTGCGATCAAAAAGGCCAAGACGGCCCGCTTCTTCGACATGCCGACCGGCGACATCGGCCAGCTTTCGCAACCGGGCGGCTCGCTGTACCACATCGAACATTCGAACGGCGGCCTGATTTCGTTTCCGGGCGGCATTCCGATCAAAAACGGCGAAGGCACCATCGTCGGGGCCATCGGCGTATCGGGCAGCACCGTTGAGGACGACCATACCGTGGCGCAGGCCGGTGTAGAGGCCCTCGGGTAA
- a CDS encoding PAS domain-containing protein codes for MMQDHLSPVQPRRVADSKRIHVGPMDVADILFDDTFAGFWDWEIAHKWRQDDQRFRTLLGYELHELGTDPDAWRKLIHPDDYPVVVETFQKHVDTHGRHPYSHTCRYLRKDGSHIELFCHGTVHQWDAKGQPLRMRGYYINLTSTSTQTRHHVTAQTERLNLIMQGVDVGLWDFQISSGKAWWSPHFYELLGYSFEELKASQDYFIYLMVHPTDREKLLHALHRHYEYKDPLHLQLRIRKKDGQYEWFDLSGQAQWDHAGTPKHIVGLIRNIQLEKQQEQQLQQREFQLQETSRIAHIGAWEVDVLAGEILWTDEVYKIHELPTSYHPTLEEAFEFFAPASRPVLERAFSRTITHGERYDLELEFVTAKGQHRWVRAIGEPVFDSRGKAVKVRGVFQDIDRQKQNELQLQQHVTRLTTRNGQLADATHQLHQHAQQLDTLLARYAHAAEPSEQQQVVAQLHQLAQQFQAALQELDQATHADPT; via the coding sequence ATGATGCAAGACCACCTCTCCCCCGTTCAGCCGCGCCGCGTTGCCGACTCAAAACGCATCCACGTCGGGCCGATGGACGTGGCCGACATTTTGTTCGACGATACGTTTGCGGGGTTCTGGGATTGGGAAATTGCACACAAGTGGCGGCAGGACGACCAGCGTTTCCGCACGTTGCTGGGCTACGAACTGCACGAACTGGGCACCGACCCCGATGCCTGGCGGAAGCTGATTCATCCTGACGACTACCCGGTGGTGGTCGAAACGTTTCAGAAACATGTGGACACCCACGGGCGACACCCCTACAGCCACACGTGCCGCTACCTCCGCAAAGACGGTTCGCACATCGAGCTTTTCTGTCACGGCACCGTCCACCAGTGGGATGCCAAGGGCCAGCCGCTGCGCATGAGGGGGTACTACATCAACCTGACGTCTACCTCGACCCAGACGCGGCATCACGTCACGGCGCAGACCGAACGCCTCAACCTGATTATGCAAGGCGTGGACGTGGGCCTCTGGGACTTCCAGATTTCGAGCGGAAAAGCGTGGTGGTCGCCCCACTTCTACGAACTGCTCGGCTACTCGTTCGAAGAACTGAAGGCCAGTCAGGACTACTTTATTTACCTGATGGTGCACCCGACCGACCGTGAGAAGCTGTTGCACGCCCTCCACCGGCATTACGAGTACAAAGATCCACTGCACCTGCAGTTGCGCATCCGCAAAAAGGACGGCCAGTACGAGTGGTTCGACCTCTCGGGGCAGGCGCAATGGGACCACGCCGGCACGCCAAAACACATCGTGGGCCTTATCCGCAACATTCAGCTCGAAAAGCAGCAGGAACAGCAGTTGCAGCAGCGCGAGTTTCAGTTGCAGGAGACCAGCCGCATTGCGCACATCGGGGCGTGGGAAGTGGACGTGCTCGCCGGCGAAATCCTCTGGACCGACGAAGTATACAAGATTCACGAACTGCCCACCTCCTACCATCCGACCCTCGAAGAAGCGTTCGAGTTTTTTGCGCCGGCCTCGCGTCCGGTGCTGGAACGGGCGTTTTCGCGTACCATTACGCACGGCGAGCGCTACGATCTGGAGCTGGAGTTTGTCACCGCCAAGGGGCAGCACCGCTGGGTACGAGCCATCGGCGAACCGGTATTCGACTCGCGGGGCAAAGCCGTGAAAGTGCGCGGCGTATTTCAGGACATCGACCGGCAAAAGCAAAACGAGCTTCAGTTGCAACAGCACGTGACCCGCCTGACCACCCGTAACGGCCAGCTGGCCGACGCCACGCACCAGCTTCACCAGCACGCACAGCAACTGGACACGCTGCTGGCCCGCTACGCACACGCCGCCGAGCCGTCCGAACAGCAGCAGGTGGTCGCGCAACTGCACCAACTCGCACAACAGTTTCAGGCCGCGTTACAGGAACTGGATCAGGCGACCCACGCCGATCCGACCTGA
- a CDS encoding T9SS type A sorting domain-containing protein, whose product MHFPKVSPLLLLLLLSWHTYAQEVNTTPIAFPGAEGFGRFTTGGRGGRVIYVTNLNDSGEGSLRDAIGQSGARTILFQVSGIIELRSDLRIKNGDVTIAGQSAPGDGICLKNYSVTVDANNVIIRYLRSRMGDEAQHEGDAIWGRNRRDIIIDHCSLSWSTDETASFYDNARFTMQWCILSESLRNSVHDKGTHGYGGIWGGHGASFHHNLLAHHDSRNPRMNGARYSNRADLELVDFRNNVVYNWSGNSGYAGEGGRYNFVNNYYKPGPATSSSKADRIFSPNPDNGGNAQAEGVWGTFYVDGNYVFGTPATTADNWLGIDPNPSSKDKAELKSDTAFAKGQITTHPAEDAFAQVLAYAGASRSRDTVDRRIAREVEEGSYTFEGSNGSTNGLIDTQSDVGGWPTYESTEAPTDSDGDGMPDAWEEAHKLDKDDPADGATYAVGNAYTHLEMYLNSLVEDLTALQNEAGTPNYVDDFVTSAARNTLDARTITLYPNPSSGQQFTVEVGATNRIRTVRILRPNGQVLYEQTGLHRASIDIPARLARGFYYVVLTTDQGQATKKLVVL is encoded by the coding sequence ATGCATTTCCCGAAAGTTTCACCTCTCTTACTCCTGTTGCTGCTGTCCTGGCACACGTACGCGCAGGAAGTCAACACCACCCCCATCGCCTTTCCCGGTGCCGAAGGGTTCGGCCGCTTCACCACCGGCGGGCGAGGCGGGCGGGTGATCTACGTCACCAACCTCAACGATTCCGGCGAGGGCAGCCTGCGCGACGCCATCGGGCAGAGTGGTGCCCGCACCATCCTCTTCCAGGTGTCGGGCATCATCGAACTGCGCTCGGACCTGCGCATCAAAAACGGCGACGTGACCATCGCGGGGCAGAGCGCCCCCGGCGACGGCATCTGCCTGAAAAACTATTCGGTGACGGTCGACGCCAACAACGTCATCATCCGTTACCTGCGCTCGCGCATGGGCGACGAAGCGCAACACGAGGGCGACGCCATCTGGGGCCGTAACCGGCGCGACATCATCATCGACCACTGTTCGCTGAGCTGGAGCACGGACGAGACAGCTTCGTTCTACGACAACGCCCGCTTCACCATGCAGTGGTGCATCCTCTCCGAAAGCCTGCGCAATTCGGTCCACGACAAAGGCACACACGGCTACGGCGGCATCTGGGGAGGCCACGGCGCGAGTTTTCACCATAATTTGCTGGCGCACCACGACAGCCGCAATCCCCGCATGAACGGCGCGCGCTACTCGAACCGCGCCGACCTGGAACTGGTCGATTTCCGCAACAACGTGGTTTACAACTGGAGCGGCAACAGCGGCTATGCCGGCGAAGGCGGCCGCTACAACTTCGTCAACAACTACTACAAGCCCGGCCCGGCTACCAGCTCGAGCAAGGCGGACCGCATTTTTTCTCCGAATCCCGACAACGGCGGCAACGCCCAGGCCGAAGGCGTCTGGGGCACGTTTTACGTCGACGGCAACTACGTATTCGGCACACCCGCCACCACGGCCGACAACTGGCTGGGCATCGACCCGAATCCGTCGAGCAAAGACAAGGCGGAACTGAAGTCGGATACCGCCTTTGCCAAGGGGCAGATCACGACCCATCCGGCCGAAGACGCGTTTGCGCAGGTATTGGCCTACGCCGGTGCCAGCCGCAGCCGCGACACCGTCGACCGCCGCATTGCCCGCGAAGTGGAAGAAGGCTCGTATACGTTTGAAGGCTCGAACGGCAGCACCAACGGCCTGATCGACACGCAAAGCGACGTCGGCGGATGGCCCACCTACGAAAGCACCGAAGCCCCGACCGACAGCGACGGCGATGGCATGCCCGATGCCTGGGAAGAAGCGCACAAACTGGACAAAGACGATCCGGCCGACGGTGCCACCTACGCGGTCGGCAACGCTTACACCCACCTGGAAATGTACCTCAATAGCCTGGTGGAAGACCTCACGGCCCTGCAAAACGAGGCCGGCACGCCCAACTACGTCGACGACTTTGTGACATCGGCGGCCCGCAACACGCTCGACGCACGTACCATCACGCTCTACCCGAATCCTTCGTCAGGCCAGCAATTCACCGTCGAGGTGGGCGCTACCAACCGGATTCGGACGGTGCGGATTCTGCGGCCCAACGGGCAGGTGCTTTACGAACAGACGGGGCTGCACCGGGCTTCGATCGACATTCCGGCCCGCCTGGCACGCGGCTTCTACTACGTCGTGCTGACGACCGACCAAGGACAAGCCACCAAAAAACTGGTCGTGCTGTAA
- a CDS encoding glucoamylase family protein, which produces MTLFTYPKPCFHSLRSSLLYAGRGGLLWLLLLAMLVGCKEEEEPPVAPGTLQLSAIRVGTRSLVLDVGAETTGAPTDQPVIIAFSSALNTQTVPTAVALAEGATPVEGTFAYLDNDRTVSFQPDSALQENTVYTLVVSEAIKGANGETFQGIAVQFRTEQGALTLESLFISERKVEGSARFVDVPLQPEIILNFSRPLNPAGLTPNLVYLNGPKVGASTLSLTNDNQTLTLTTSAPLDHLNRYQLVVTNQLKGEKGEAFAGFSRTFYTTKAAEPQFPLLSDDALLTLVQEKTFGYFWEFAHPASGMARERNTSGNTVTSGGSGFGLMALIVGIERGFITRQEGLDRFDQILTFLEGTDRFHGAWSHWIDGNSGRVQPFSTNDNGGDLVETAFLVQGLLTVRQYLDAADATEQALIDRINTLWQGVEWDWYTRGGQDVLYWHWSPDKEWAMNMPIAGYNEALIVYVLAAASPTHTIEKSVYTNGWARNGGIVNGKSFYDITLPVGYDYGGPLFFAHYSFLGLDPRNLSDPYADYWTQNVNHSRINHAYGVDNPQNFVSYSDSCWGLTASDNHQGYSAHSPTNDLGVITPTAALSSFPYTPDESMKAMKFFYYEVGDKLWGDYGFYDAFNVTEGWYGNSYLAIDQGPIPVMIENHRTGLLWDLFMSAPEVKNGLDKLGFSY; this is translated from the coding sequence ATGACGCTTTTTACTTACCCAAAACCCTGTTTTCATTCGTTACGCTCCTCGCTGTTGTACGCAGGGCGGGGGGGCTTGCTGTGGCTCTTGCTGCTGGCTATGCTGGTGGGCTGTAAAGAAGAGGAAGAGCCCCCGGTGGCCCCCGGTACGCTGCAACTGTCGGCCATTCGGGTGGGAACGCGCTCCCTGGTGCTGGACGTTGGTGCGGAAACCACCGGCGCCCCTACCGACCAGCCGGTCATTATCGCCTTTTCGAGCGCGCTGAACACCCAGACCGTACCGACGGCGGTGGCGCTGGCGGAAGGGGCCACGCCGGTCGAGGGCACATTTGCGTACCTGGACAACGACCGGACCGTTTCGTTCCAACCCGATTCGGCGTTGCAGGAGAATACGGTTTATACGCTGGTGGTTTCCGAAGCCATCAAAGGGGCGAATGGCGAAACGTTTCAGGGGATTGCCGTACAGTTTCGTACCGAACAGGGGGCGTTGACGTTGGAATCGCTGTTCATCAGCGAACGGAAGGTGGAAGGCAGCGCTCGCTTTGTAGACGTGCCGCTGCAACCCGAAATTATCCTGAACTTTTCGCGCCCGCTCAATCCGGCCGGTCTGACGCCCAACCTGGTCTACCTCAACGGTCCCAAAGTAGGGGCCTCTACCTTGTCGCTGACGAACGACAACCAGACGCTGACCCTGACCACCAGCGCGCCCCTCGATCACCTGAACCGTTACCAGTTGGTGGTGACCAATCAGTTGAAGGGCGAAAAAGGGGAAGCCTTTGCCGGTTTCAGTCGGACGTTCTACACCACCAAGGCCGCCGAGCCGCAGTTTCCGCTGCTCAGCGACGACGCGCTGCTGACGCTGGTGCAGGAAAAGACGTTCGGCTACTTCTGGGAGTTTGCGCACCCGGCCAGCGGCATGGCCCGCGAACGGAACACGTCGGGCAACACGGTCACGTCGGGTGGGTCGGGCTTTGGACTGATGGCGCTCATCGTCGGCATCGAGCGAGGGTTCATTACCCGGCAGGAAGGCCTCGACCGGTTTGACCAGATCCTCACCTTCCTGGAAGGGACCGACCGCTTTCACGGTGCGTGGTCGCACTGGATCGACGGCAACAGTGGCCGTGTGCAGCCTTTCAGCACCAATGACAACGGCGGCGATCTGGTCGAAACCGCGTTCCTGGTGCAGGGACTCCTGACGGTCCGACAATACCTCGATGCGGCTGACGCGACCGAACAGGCGCTGATCGACCGCATCAACACGCTCTGGCAGGGAGTCGAGTGGGACTGGTACACGCGCGGTGGGCAGGACGTGCTGTACTGGCACTGGTCACCCGACAAAGAATGGGCCATGAACATGCCCATTGCGGGCTATAACGAAGCACTGATCGTCTACGTGCTGGCGGCGGCTTCGCCCACCCACACCATCGAAAAGTCGGTCTACACGAACGGTTGGGCGCGCAACGGCGGCATCGTCAACGGGAAATCGTTTTACGACATCACCCTCCCCGTCGGCTACGACTACGGCGGCCCGCTGTTTTTTGCCCACTACTCGTTTCTGGGGCTTGACCCGCGGAACCTAAGCGATCCGTACGCGGATTATTGGACGCAGAACGTGAATCACTCGCGGATCAACCACGCCTATGGTGTGGACAATCCGCAGAATTTTGTAAGCTACAGCGACTCGTGCTGGGGCCTGACGGCCAGCGACAACCACCAGGGATACTCGGCCCACTCGCCGACGAACGACCTGGGCGTCATCACCCCGACGGCGGCGTTGTCGTCCTTTCCCTACACGCCGGACGAATCGATGAAGGCCATGAAGTTTTTCTACTACGAAGTGGGCGATAAACTCTGGGGCGATTACGGGTTTTACGATGCCTTCAACGTAACGGAAGGTTGGTACGGCAATTCCTATCTGGCCATTGACCAGGGGCCCATTCCGGTGATGATCGAAAACCACCGCACCGGCCTGTTGTGGGATTTGTTTATGTCAGCGCCGGAAGTCAAAAACGGCCTGGACAAGCTGGGCTTCAGTTACTAA
- a CDS encoding LamG-like jellyroll fold domain-containing protein: MNHLHWISTRLLAFALLAVVLVSCKKDDEPTAFTLSSLMAGDADLNAATSPSDVAPDADIVATFSTNVDPATVDSTNITLTRNYDNASVPLTITPSGSTITISPTEELGTGTQYALKLGAGLMSTDGLALTEVTRSFTTEGTFAPSGVVAHWTFEGNANDEMGSYNASDAVAITYTDSRNAAAGQAATFDGDASIIEVPNGDQLMNTEDFTLSMWVKTNSDGHVDASGNPAGHFVIGLGAFYGFQMEIPSSYGSIQLPVQYLYGDGTTGTGGNLSFNGEGKTKDNGGWQGTEVSKDLSGSGGVSSLVKDKWAHIVYTYTQAEKTRRLYINGQLMQQDNFNLWPDDAKERTVQGLKYGGSEPDVEPVLAFGFIQSRGGTLWDAEPWGGYDIPTSNHFKGQMDDVRIFHTPLTAQEIELMYNSEKP; this comes from the coding sequence ATGAATCACCTACATTGGATTTCCACACGCCTTCTGGCGTTTGCTCTACTGGCCGTTGTGCTGGTGAGTTGTAAAAAAGATGACGAGCCGACCGCCTTCACCCTCAGTTCGCTGATGGCCGGCGACGCCGATCTGAACGCGGCCACCAGCCCGAGCGACGTCGCACCCGATGCCGACATCGTGGCTACCTTCTCGACCAACGTCGACCCGGCCACCGTCGACAGCACTAACATCACGCTGACCCGAAATTACGACAACGCCAGCGTACCGCTGACCATTACGCCTTCCGGCAGCACGATCACCATTTCGCCCACCGAAGAGCTGGGAACCGGTACGCAATACGCCCTGAAACTGGGCGCGGGCCTGATGTCGACCGACGGACTGGCCTTGACCGAAGTAACCCGTTCGTTCACCACCGAGGGCACCTTTGCGCCGTCGGGCGTGGTGGCGCACTGGACGTTCGAAGGCAACGCCAACGACGAAATGGGCAGCTACAACGCTTCCGATGCGGTAGCCATCACGTACACAGATTCCCGTAACGCCGCTGCCGGTCAGGCCGCTACGTTCGACGGCGACGCCAGCATCATCGAGGTGCCCAACGGCGACCAACTGATGAACACCGAAGATTTCACACTCAGCATGTGGGTGAAGACCAATTCGGATGGCCACGTGGATGCCAGCGGTAACCCGGCGGGTCACTTTGTGATCGGACTGGGGGCGTTTTATGGTTTCCAGATGGAGATTCCTTCCAGCTACGGATCGATTCAACTGCCGGTACAATACCTGTATGGTGATGGCACTACCGGTACAGGCGGCAACCTTTCGTTCAATGGTGAGGGCAAAACCAAAGACAACGGAGGTTGGCAGGGTACAGAAGTTAGCAAAGATTTGAGCGGTTCGGGTGGCGTATCGTCGCTGGTAAAAGACAAGTGGGCGCACATCGTCTATACGTATACTCAGGCGGAAAAAACGCGTCGTCTCTATATTAATGGACAGTTGATGCAACAAGATAACTTTAACCTGTGGCCTGACGATGCGAAAGAAAGAACTGTTCAAGGATTGAAATACGGCGGTTCCGAGCCCGATGTTGAGCCGGTGCTAGCGTTTGGTTTCATCCAGTCGCGGGGCGGCACGCTGTGGGATGCCGAACCGTGGGGCGGGTACGACATTCCTACCTCCAACCACTTCAAAGGACAAATGGACGACGTTCGAATTTTCCATACGCCCCTGACTGCCCAGGAAATCGAGCTGATGTACAACTCGGAAAAACCTTAA
- a CDS encoding RagB/SusD family nutrient uptake outer membrane protein, translating into MTILKNFFSTGIKVAAFVVLAGCSDFLEKPLQGELTQENFPVSQQDALLATNAIYNVQRQSGFNQGLFPILDIMSDDGLKGSNPDDGASSALPYDNFTYLPTEGNLSRWWNTLYEGVKRANVVVELVPGIAMDAGLRDRYVGEARFLRALFYFDLVRAWGGVPLVTTTAPETNLRRASADEVYALIEQDLLAAINALPEKSDYSDADLGRATKGAAKALLAKMYLFRNDFANAEKYALEVINSGQYSLEPNFEDANGVNGEHGVESVYEIGAMPFATENGGNQYGNVQGVRGTPNRGWGFNRPSLDLQNSFETGDPRLDATVIYLGEVLDGVTIQGDGGTPDETYDANGNLVQIECYNQKVWTPGTNTQTQFGYNRRVIRYADVLLMAAEALNKNNKSAEALTYLNQVRARARGGNSGILPDITETDPATLDDLIFTERRHELAMESHRFFDLVRTGRAATVLGPLGYVEGKHNLLAIPQTEIDLSQGTIEQNPNWQ; encoded by the coding sequence ATGACTATACTGAAAAACTTCTTCTCGACGGGAATCAAGGTTGCGGCGTTTGTCGTGCTGGCGGGCTGCTCCGACTTCCTGGAGAAACCCCTTCAGGGCGAACTGACGCAGGAAAACTTTCCGGTTTCGCAGCAAGATGCCCTGCTGGCCACCAACGCGATCTACAACGTCCAGCGGCAAAGCGGCTTCAACCAGGGACTTTTCCCGATTCTGGACATTATGTCGGACGACGGCCTGAAAGGCTCCAATCCCGACGACGGCGCTTCATCGGCCCTGCCGTACGATAACTTTACCTACCTGCCCACCGAAGGCAACCTGAGCCGCTGGTGGAACACCCTGTACGAGGGTGTGAAGCGGGCGAACGTGGTGGTGGAACTGGTGCCCGGCATCGCAATGGACGCCGGGTTGCGCGACCGTTACGTGGGCGAGGCCCGGTTCCTGCGGGCGTTGTTCTACTTCGATCTGGTGCGGGCCTGGGGAGGCGTGCCGCTGGTGACCACCACCGCTCCGGAAACTAACCTGCGCCGCGCCTCGGCCGACGAGGTCTACGCGCTGATTGAACAAGACCTGCTGGCGGCCATCAACGCGCTGCCCGAAAAATCGGACTACAGCGACGCGGACCTGGGTCGCGCCACCAAAGGAGCAGCCAAAGCGCTGCTGGCGAAGATGTACCTGTTCCGTAACGACTTCGCCAACGCCGAGAAGTATGCGCTGGAAGTGATCAACTCGGGGCAATACAGCCTGGAGCCTAACTTCGAAGATGCCAACGGAGTAAACGGAGAGCACGGCGTGGAATCGGTCTACGAAATCGGGGCGATGCCCTTCGCGACCGAAAACGGCGGCAACCAGTACGGCAACGTGCAGGGCGTACGCGGCACCCCCAACCGGGGCTGGGGCTTCAACCGTCCGTCGCTCGACCTGCAAAATTCGTTCGAAACGGGCGATCCGCGGCTCGACGCAACGGTCATTTACCTGGGCGAAGTGCTCGACGGCGTCACGATCCAGGGCGACGGTGGCACACCGGACGAAACGTACGATGCTAACGGCAATCTGGTGCAGATCGAATGCTACAACCAGAAAGTCTGGACACCGGGCACCAACACCCAGACGCAGTTTGGCTACAACCGCCGCGTGATTCGCTACGCGGACGTGCTGCTGATGGCGGCCGAAGCGCTGAACAAGAACAACAAGTCGGCCGAGGCGCTGACGTACCTGAACCAGGTGCGGGCCCGCGCACGGGGCGGCAATTCCGGCATCCTGCCCGACATCACCGAAACCGACCCCGCTACGCTGGACGACCTCATCTTCACGGAGCGTCGCCACGAACTGGCGATGGAAAGCCACCGTTTCTTCGATCTAGTGCGGACCGGCCGTGCGGCCACGGTATTGGGGCCGTTGGGCTACGTGGAAGGCAAGCACAACCTGCTGGCCATTCCGCAGACCGAGATTGACCTGTCGCAGGGAACCATCGAACAGAACCCAAACTGGCAATAA